The following DNA comes from Flammeovirgaceae bacterium.
CGCCCGCATGCTCAAGGGGGCAAACAGCTCTGCGTTTTTGAGCTTTACCGCCTATGAGGAATTTTCCGATAAGACCCCATCCAACGTGCAGGCCTTTATGAAATCAAACCCTGAGCTGGCGGAAGGGGTGGCCTGGTTCCAGGCGTTTATCCCCGCACTGGTGCAGTGGCACGATGGGCGGGTGTCGGAAGAAGAGGCCACGCTCAAAGACATAGCGGTGCCCACCCTTATCATTACCAACGACCTCGACCCGCTTATGCCCCCGCACAACACCAAGCTTTTTGAAGATGCCCTTTTGCACAACCAGGTGTTGCGGCTCAACCATTACGAACAAGACTATGCGGGCAATTGTATTTCCAAAATAAAAACCGGATTCCTGCTGGACTGCGAGGGCAAAATAGACACAAAGTGCCTGCAGTAAACTGCAAGGGGAGCGTTGCCCCAAGAAAAGCTAGGCTTTTTGCAACATGGAGAGGATGTCATCGATGTGCTCCCGGCTGTTGCTAAGCCGGGGCACTTTGTTTTGACCGCCCAGCTTACCGCGTTTTTTCATCCAGTTGTAGAAGGTGCCATCCTCCACGCTGTGCACTTTCGGCATCATAAGGGCCAAATCAAAGGCACGCTTTGCATCATAATCGGAGTTGGCCTTTCGAAGGGAGGCATCAAGCAACGCAGTGAATTTTTCGAGGTCATTGGGCTTTACCTTAAACTCTATTATCCATTCGTGCCCCCCCCTGTGGGATTTTTCAAGGAAAATGGGACCTACCGTAAAATTGTCAATAACGGCCCCAGTTTGTTCGCATGCCTCGGTAATGGCCGTCTCGGCATTTTCTATGATCACCTCTTCCCCAAACACGTTGATAAAATGCTTTGTCCTGCCCGAAATTTTGATCCGGTACGGGGAGGTGCTGGTAAACTTTACGGTATCGCCAATATTGTACCGCCAAAGCCCTGCATTGGTGGTGATGACCATGGCATAGTTTTTCCCTATTTCCACCTCGTCCAGGCCAATGGTTTCCGGGTGTTCCTTGTTGAATTCATCTGCAGGAATGAACTCGTAAAATATGCCATAGTCCAGCATCAAGAGCAGGTCATCGGCCCCTTTCCTGTCCTGGATGCCGAAAAACCCTTCGCTGGCATTGTAGGTGTCCCAGTACCTCATGTGTTCGACAGGGATAAGGGACTTGAAAAGTTTTTTATACGGTTGGAAAGACACCGCGCCATGAAAAAACACTTCCAGGTTGGGCCACACTTCCAGGATATTGGCTTTTTTCTCCAGTTCCAGGA
Coding sequences within:
- a CDS encoding GH3 auxin-responsive promoter family protein, encoding MQILNSILTWVMKKRMHQMELFMKYPHEVQDEVLKKIMYMGRGTEFGKKYAFDELMHYEHFKQRVPVYTYEQLFPYINRVMRGEQNVLWPSEIKWFAKSSGTTNARSKFIPVSPEALEDCHFKGGKDMLSIYVNNYPDTQVFSGKGVAVGGSHKVNEFDPSSTSFYGDVSAVIMQNLPPWAQFIRTPSLDVALMDNWEEKIEKLAAETAKVNVTNIAGVPTWTVLLIQRILELEKKANILEVWPNLEVFFHGAVSFQPYKKLFKSLIPVEHMRYWDTYNASEGFFGIQDRKGADDLLLMLDYGIFYEFIPADEFNKEHPETIGLDEVEIGKNYAMVITTNAGLWRYNIGDTVKFTSTSPYRIKISGRTKHFINVFGEEVIIENAETAITEACEQTGAVIDNFTVGPIFLEKSHRGGHEWIIEFKVKPNDLEKFTALLDASLRKANSDYDAKRAFDLALMMPKVHSVEDGTFYNWMKKRGKLGGQNKVPRLSNSREHIDDILSMLQKA